ATTCCTGCCGTAATCGCGATCGCTAAAGTTCCATTTTGAATACCAACTTCGATCGCTACACAAATTTGCTGTGGTGGACTGAGCTTCAGTAGTTTACTGATTGCAAAACCTGCTGCCATTGAGAACAAATTTAGCAAAACCACCCCTACTCCCGCCTGCAAAATAAACTCAGGTAAACGACTCCATTCGCGGATAACTAGAATCAGAATAATTAAAGCGAGAAAGCCGATCGCTAGGCGACTAGTAACTTTCTCTAAGCTACGGGAAAGTTCAGGAAACTTATACTGTATATACATTCCTATCACAATGGGAATAATTGTGATTAAAAAGATCTGTCCCATTGTCGTTCCAATTGGCAAGGCGATAGACGCACTCTGACTCATAAAGTGGTTCAAGGCTAGATTCGCTAATAGTGGAATTGTCACGATGGTGATAATGCTACTAAATACTGTCAGTGTTACTGATAGTGCAACATCTCCACCTGCGAGGTAAGTAATCATGTTTGATGACACACCACCAGGAGAAATAGCAATGATCATCAGACCTACTGCGATCGCTGGCGGCATTGACACAATTTTGGTAATTACAAAGCCGATGATTGGTAACAAAACGATTTGACTAAATAATCCCACAGCCACAGCCTTAGGATATTTGGTGATCCGTTGGAAATCCTCAAACTTTAGCGATAGCCCCATCCCTAGCATGATTAAGGCTAAAGCAATGGGTAAGATTAAAGTTGTAAAAATACTTTCTTGCATAATTTGTTACAGCCTCTTGAGGCTTTGATTAGTCCAGAAAGGCTCTTGAAAGCAGCACATCGTACTGCTTTCAAGAGCCTTTCTGGGTTTTACATTAGCGCAAAGCGCTGTAGGAGCTAATTCGCATACTAATATCGAGCCAATGCGATCGCGTCACCATTGCCGAAGTGGAAATATAATCTACGCCTAGCTCTGCAACCTGAGCGATCGTATCAAGGGTAATATTTCCCGAAGCTTCGGTTTTAGATTGGGGACTATGCTGACGAATTAAAGCGATCGCCTCGCTCATCATCGACAATGGCATATTGTCCAGCATAATCACATCTAAATTTAGCTGCATTGCTTCTTTGACTTGATTAATTGACTCAGTTTCCACTTCAATTGATGTTGTAAATGGAATGTTCCCACGCACACGCTGCACTGCTTCGGTGATACCTCCCGCCGCCGCAATGTGATTATCCTTAAGCATCACCGCATCATCTAAACCATAGCGATGATTGATGGCTCCACCGATAAATGTGGCATATTTTTCTAATAATCTCATCCCAGGAATGGTTTTACGAGTATCGACTAGACGAGCTTTCGTACCAGAAATTGCCTTGACATATTCCGCAGTCGCACTCGCAATTCCCGATAATCGCATGACTAGATTTAAAGCAACTCGTTCACCCATTAGCAATGTGGCAAGGCTCCCATTAATTTCCGCAATCAAGTCACCAGATTTTACAGGCTTACCATCCTGCGCGATCGCCACAAAATTTACTGATTGCTCCAACAATTGAAATACTCTGGCGGCAATTGGTAACCCTGCAATCACACCATCAGCCTTCGCAATCCATACTGCTTTGCCAAGGGGCGACTGACCATCGGGGAATAAACCACTGGTACTGCGATCGCCACGTCCAATATCTTCACGCAACCAGTCTTCGAGGATCGGATCTAAAACAATAAAAGGAGGGAGCATTATCTAGATATTTGTTAAATGATTGAGAAAAGGTTCCTAAACTTGTAGAAACTATTTATGAAAGGCTACTAAAGTTTAGAAAGTATGATTTAGAACATATTCAAGAATTACTTTCTGAGGTCAAAAGCTCTAAGAGATCCCCCTCAATCCCCCTTAAAAAGGGGGAAGAATTTAATTCTCCCCCCTTTTTAAGGGGGGCTGGGGGGGATCTAGACAATTCTTAAATGGTTACTTAGTCACTGA
This genomic stretch from Pseudanabaena galeata CCNP1313 harbors:
- the nadC gene encoding carboxylating nicotinate-nucleotide diphosphorylase, translating into MLPPFIVLDPILEDWLREDIGRGDRSTSGLFPDGQSPLGKAVWIAKADGVIAGLPIAARVFQLLEQSVNFVAIAQDGKPVKSGDLIAEINGSLATLLMGERVALNLVMRLSGIASATAEYVKAISGTKARLVDTRKTIPGMRLLEKYATFIGGAINHRYGLDDAVMLKDNHIAAAGGITEAVQRVRGNIPFTTSIEVETESINQVKEAMQLNLDVIMLDNMPLSMMSEAIALIRQHSPQSKTEASGNITLDTIAQVAELGVDYISTSAMVTRSHWLDISMRISSYSALR
- a CDS encoding bile acid:sodium symporter family protein encodes the protein MQESIFTTLILPIALALIMLGMGLSLKFEDFQRITKYPKAVAVGLFSQIVLLPIIGFVITKIVSMPPAIAVGLMIIAISPGGVSSNMITYLAGGDVALSVTLTVFSSIITIVTIPLLANLALNHFMSQSASIALPIGTTMGQIFLITIIPIVIGMYIQYKFPELSRSLEKVTSRLAIGFLALIILILVIREWSRLPEFILQAGVGVVLLNLFSMAAGFAISKLLKLSPPQQICVAIEVGIQNGTLAIAITAGMLGNQDMAIPAAIYSLFMYMTGFGAILYGKSLSKTA